From Oryzias latipes chromosome 3, ASM223467v1:
gctgcagcctgactgttagagaaacagcatcacctgtacgtcataagtgcgtgtaacttccattaaCCTTAGAAAATACTTCACTTACCACACACaagacaatggtatgttccactTTCATGACATTACTTGAGATAGCCATATGGGCTTCAAGGGAACTACCAGACATGCCTACGCTTCCCTttagatgcagccgctcctctctacaaccctctgCAGGCCTAGAAAACCTAAAAACCTCCAGTACCCATACGGGCCAACCCcctgtatgggtgcatgtgactaaaatATTGGGTGTTAATGTGAGTGTGGTTGTgtagccctgcgacagactggcgaacatTCAAGAGTTTACACAAAAGGTAGCTCAATAGACCTGAAAAAGCATAAAACAGGTtggatcaatggatggatggatgggtctCTGTTCCATGGACAGAAGATTGTCTATCTGAAAGGGAAAGAAATAGATCATCTTCATAGAAACTTGTTTTATGAGAGTTGTGTTTTAATTCTCTTCACACCTTATTGTAGTGATTTCATAAAAAGGCAAAGAGGAAGGAAGAGAAGGGCtggtttttatttcaagaacAAACCTGCTggaagtttgttcattttttcttacTGATGTGTTTGAACTTAATATTTTTCGAAATTatccaaatccaaatttatcaAGTAAGCTGGAAGTTCCAGTTCATTCTGTCAGAGGCTTTTTCAGCCTCTAATAGAAGGGAAATGGTTTTTCTATTAGCAGAATTTATTTTATGAACAAGCCTGAGTATATTGAATCTAGTCCGATCAAAGTGAATTTTGTGAGGAGTAACTTTTTCTGATCTCTTTGGAAgtgtttcacattttattttaagatctgcattGACCACAGAGATGGAACCATAGCTAGACGGAAGTGTGGGATCTTCTGTGGTTTGAGGTGGAGGACCACGTTGGCTGTAACCATTCTATGGTTAAACGTTccagctgttcccagaattcaGCATGGAAGCCGGTAGGGTCTGGAGCTTTGTTGTCAGGCAGAAGCAACCAAACTTCAGACActgaggctgtgtccaaattccttcactaatAATGAATTATATAGTGTTTTTGTCATCTATATAGtgcttttgccatttttattgctgtctgaatctacatttctaaaatccagtgccctaaaaatttcccagaagtctctgtgaaaaaccagtgttcatcgatgctcactagattggcgcataaagaccacaatgcattgtgtttaaaCAACATCAACGTTTCCATCATccaaacacagtggattcatagaTAGTTGTTGTAAAACACTCCTATTGATTAGACTTTCACTTCGGGAAATCAGTGATGTCATATTcgccatttaaaagaaaaggtgagCATGATTtaccaaattgcttttaaaattcagagcaCTGCATAATCCTGCACTGTTTAGTTTTTAGtggttagggattagggtgggaattcagaaaCATCCTGAGACTTCCATTTTCTTTGGAATAGTGCACCTGTTGAGCTTTGAGGTAAATCCAGAGTTAGCTTGGATCGGTTGTGATAAGTAAAcattaagataaaaatgttaaaacatgttttttaattcaTCTGGATTGTTGCCTATATCTTTGAAATTAAACttcattaattcaattcaatttcaatgtttcaaacacaaatgagaataaacacaaaagttGAAAATAGGAAGTGTGATGGTAAGGAGGGGGTGGAAGAGAAATCTTGTCAGTATGTACATGttatacattcacattacaTTCTGCATAGCACCTAAGCAGAATTGACGATTAATTCTCATTTCCTCACATAATCCTGAATGTTTTAGGAATTCAAGGCAGAAACATTCAGAGGCAGGAACAGTAGTTTCCAGCAGGGCCGGATTAGAGACTGACTGACTGATTGAAtttgtatttatctattttaagcCTGTCTGTGTATTCATCTCtgtgcttttactttttaacgtCTTTTTCAATTCATTATATACTTTGagtcacttttatttattttttaagtttatctttggtttagttttttgtctttttcgtttatttttatgtattttttgtcacTCATTTTAAAGTGTGTCTATCTGTTTAGCTACATATTCTTTTGActttcttgtttgtgttttatttctttttttttatggtcaCTTTAGTTTATTTAGTTCTGAACACACAGCATGGCTTCTACCAGTCTTTAAAGCATTagtcatctgtttttttgtgctaaagTCTTAACAAACAAGTCCATATCCAGTTTTCTTGTTATGGCCATCTCACAAACTAAAAATaactacattttgttttgtttcatgtaGCATGGTGCagcagaataataataataataataataataataatgataataataataataataatggatcaggtttatctgcacttttccagacgctcaaagcgcttacattgtgtccattattcattcactcctcagtcattcttggtgatggtaagtactgttgtagccacagctgccctggggcagactgacagaggcgtggctgccagttcgcgcccctctgaccatcaccgggatcatttatacacatgcacacgccaGTGGACCCACATAGAAGGGGGTAAGAACTCGAGACAAAGTGGAGAAAGAGCTTTCACATTTTGCAGATAATACCCAAATCACAATGGAGGACACATGCATATGATGGAGCTGAGGAAATGCGTCCTTATACCCATGTAGATATTTGCAAACAGTGCAGAGGTCAAAGCACCGTAGAGTTTCTTTGAACTCGTTTGAATCTCGTTGGAAAGTTTGTTCCTGTTTCTGCAGAGGACTTAACATGGCAACATCCAGAAAAGAGGAAGATTGATGTCGAGATTGGTTTGGGAAAATACCGTCTCCGTCTCTACAATGGCTATGTCCACAATGTTGACAGGAGCTCTCTTCAGTGGCCTGGCAGGGAGTCGAGGAGTCTTCCGCACGGACATATCAGCACTGCCTGTGAGCAGGGAGCTCattgttgtctttcttttagCAGCTGGTGCGGGCATGCTGGCTCATGTCTCACTCTGCTCACCCCTCATCTGCTTCAGAGCCTGCAGAGATGCACTGCCTACTTCTGAAGCACAGCACAGGTCAACAGAATGAGCCTGCAGCATGACACTTGCAGACTTTGAGGAACCTAAAACTTTTAGGAGAAACTTTCCTGTTTCAAAGAAAGGATGCCTCATTGAGCCATCCTAAGTAACCATGATGCCTCTGTGCAGATgtcaacagcagcagctctgaacAGCATCCTGATTCTCCACAAGGCACTTGGTCACATCCTGATGGCTTGTCCACCCGATCTCCAACAGTCACTGTAGCCAGGGAACATCATAGTTCTGTGACAcataatgatgatgaaaaactgaaaacccGACCATGGAAATTGAAATGATGGATGGAGAGTGAATGTGATGTccccctccatccctccctccctccctcccccagTGTGTACAGTGCCTCCCGGCCCTGTCAGCATCGCAGAAAACAACACGGCTGACGTGCAGGTGGTGAAGATCATCTCCAGCGCTGACGTGACTCTGGCGGTCTCCGTGAACCCGGAGAATCTGTTCTACATCAAAGGCAGCATCCTGATGATGAAGAAAGGCCTGGATTATGAGGTATTCCTTTGTGTTGCGGTCATCTGGTCAGCTCCAGGCGAACAAACCGCCCTTTCTGGATTATTGAGCGAAGAtctttattacagtttttctcagtcgctttagtacaattctcagatcagaatgaaattccccaaactatttgttcaatcttcacatcatgatgtcacttgtgcacatcatttaagcagtttctcacttctttgaacaagttgcaattgctttggtacatccatgcaaatgattatgtacaattctctgctctttgctacattatgaattgtttatgtcatgttgatcaaaatgtattatatagttcactgtgcaatagtcttactcctcaaaacacctagtcattagttcatcgtctaagtcattaactgcaaaatggttgaccaagttgtcataatgtgacaaacatatttcgctgcattgcaagagaggatattcactgtgatgtggatgagaatttgtggcctaacatgcaggaacgacaagaggtgtaggaagaccacaccaattcctactgcactgcctgtactgttggacagaatattgtcctatctttttttttcctttgtgttactgtttgcagtgggttttttctatgttggtatgacatggtctgttaacaaattacaatatgaacaataaaagtgtaaatgtgattcttgtccagtctcttgcaatcaaacaaaaaaggtgtaacttacattttacaataactgtcatcaaaactttagccatagtttccatcagaacctccctctaaagtacacagttatattgacaacatgactaagtcatttgactgtcttgttcgtagacaatgacacaaggacttgacattctgatggcactgacatgttcaatggcataaagacttagtttggagagatgaactaaagattttgagcaagttacaggctttagcaagaaatccatagtgttttgctgtttgtacaaattgttttgagaaatgcacacacgtatttgcaaacttcaattctgatctgagaattgtactaaagcgactgagaaaaactgtaacaagtTACCGGTAGTTCATCCACTATAGTCCCAACTGCTCTAATGggggatacaggctgtctgcaggcaaaaaatggtcaaacccgTCCGAGGCACGCAGGTGGCACCTACCACACGCATGAGAAtagtacgttccatttttatgacatccCTTTAGATGGCTgaatgagcctcaagggaactgcaagatacagttcttaacccttgtggggtccagatgaccccacccttacattgacgtgttctccctaccatgacaaaggtggataaaggtggaaagatttcatgtaatccatggacaccagtgaagatcacaaatcattgaagaaaaaaggttcagcgcactgtctagtgggtctagattaccccactcccaatgttaaaagtgcctaggatagcacaagggttaagatgcagccactcctctctacgaaCCTCCacaggcccggacaacccaaaaacccacagcatcaATTACGGTTCAACCCCTCGTGTGGGTCATCCCCCCCAGAAAAGGTGCAGAGGGGGGGGGACAGACAGCCTTCCTCTGATGCAAACATGAGCTGGTCCTCAGCAGAGACACATGGAAAACCCCAGAACCTCCTGCTGGACCGACATGTTAACGTCACGGATGACAACCTGGACCAGCTGAAGTTCTGAGTCCAGCAGGAAGAGAATGGAGGTCCaggtttatggctctctcggccaaaaaagTCCCTGACCCCTGCCTTACATCAATGGCTGCTCTGTGGAGAAAGACACCACATattgtgtcccccccccccccccccccacacacacacacacttagttTTTTCTGGCCATATTTCTGTCTGAGAGGGTTTGCTGTGAAACTATTCCAACTTTGTGAACTCTGCAATGGTGTTGACATGAACCAGCAGCATAAgttgctgttgcttctctgATCTTTGTTTAGAGAActgcagggagaacatgcaagctcTGCCTGCATGAGTATCTCACACTTTTCAGAGGGTgaatgctgctgtttttgttatttcataTGTCAGAATTATGCCTTACATTTCAGTCAAAAGCAGCACAGAGAATTTCCAGGTGGAAACGTGTTCTGCTGCAGCACCAATCAAAAAGGCTTTCTGCCAAAACGGATTTGACTTGGTGGTTTCTGTGTTGCGCAGTCATTGCCCAGTGCAGCTCTGGTGGTGTGGGTGCTGTGTTCCAGAGCGGGATCCACAACTGTACGTATTCTCCACCACAGAAAACACCCACACAGCATTTCTTTATCAACCTGAGCTCTTCCTAACCCACCCCACTCTCTTTTAGGTGAATGAGTCTGTGGAGGTCTTGGTGGAGAATGTGAACGACAACCCACCCAACTTCGCTCAGAACCACTATGTTCTGGATGTGAATGAGGTGAGTGGCGCTGCTGCAACATTTCTGCAGGAAAGTGTGGTTTCACTCTGACATCTgcatcctgcagctcctccccaTCAACTCCAGCATCGGGCTCCTGCAGGCCACAGACGTGGATTCAGAGCCGCTCTACTACCGCCTGGAGTCTGCCACGGTGAGAAATCTGCATTCATGCCGCAACTCTTTATAGAGGAATAAAAactaaagtgactttttttggtGCCATTTTTAGACAATAAAATGAAGGGTCACAAAAACATGGCAGTCGCAACTTTTATGTCTAATAGACggaatattttattaattttgtggATCACAGTATTTGACCATAAATCTGTTGATTTTAAGGTTTTTCTATAAATAGATTTAATGAAAGTTCCACTGTGAGCATCTTCTGATCGTCTGAGTGGAGCAGTATAGCAACAAGTTGCAGTATAGCATCATTGCAGCATGGCAACATAGCAACATAGCATCATAGCAACATAGCAGCATAGCAACATGGCAGCATAGAATTATAGCAACATAGCAGCACAGCAACATAGCATCATAGCAACGTAGCAGCATAGCAACATGGCAGCATAGAATTATAGCAACATAGCATCATAGCAACGTAGCAGCATAGCAACATAGAATTATAGCAACATCGCAACATAGCAGCATAGCAATATAGAAGCATAGCAATATAGAAGCATAGCAACATGGCAGCATAGAATTATAGCAACACAGCAGCATAGCAAAATAACAGCAAAGCAACACAGCACCATAGCAGCATATCAACATACAGTAGCAGCATAGCAGATCAAATAAATTCCAAAAGTAGATCTTCtaagaaaaagcaaatgtaattcaatcaataaagtTGATTTTCCATTCAGCCTAAAGTTAAACACTAAAGTCCAAAGAATACTAATGGCTTTTTTTCAGAGGCTGCCATGATTCAAACCTTAAATCAAACCAGGTTCCAGAGTTGAGCCTTTTTTGTGACCCTTGACGGTTGTATCTATTGTGTTGGAGGAGACCTTGTCTGCTTTTCATGAAAGGTTATTTTGCATAGACATTTCTCtgaaaaaaatctaacattttattacattttaacttCTATTTGTTTCATCGGTGTTCCTCTCTTTCTCCGTTAAATCAGGACAAATACTTCCGTCTGGAAAGCGTGACCTCTCCCAGGATCCTGGTGAAGAGCATCCTGGACTATGATGCTGTGCAGAAGGTGTCCTTGGTGCTGCACGTGCAGGTCGGCAGGTGTTGCTCAGGATCAGGCTCCGCTCGGCTCTGATGGTCTTTGCTGagcctctcttcttcttccaggACACGTTCAACGGCTCGGCCTCCAACGAGCCCTTCTTCACCTCCGTGGCCTCCATCACAGTGCAGGTGAAGGACATGGACAACCGCCCCCCCTGGTTTCAGCCCTGTCAGAGGATCAGCTTTGGGGCTGCCAAACTGTGTGTGAGCAGCGGCTACAGAGGGAGGGTCAACCTGACCGAGAAGGAGGTGAAGCTGAGATGTTTAAGGACTTTTCACAAGAAAATAAGCGTCGTTTGTGTCTGCTTTCACAACAAAAATTAGACCCTTCAGACGTGTCAGTCTGAGTGTCACGTGGAGAGAGCCATGACTAAAAAGCTGGTTCTGATGCACAGGAAGGCCCGCTGGTTCTGGAACCCGGTCCAGTGTTTGCCAGAGACGGAGACCGGAACCGGAGTGAGCTGATCAGCTACAGAATCCTGCGAGGTACATCTGGTTCTTGCCATCTTTTTCCGACTCAAACATTCGATGGTCCTGAATTTAAAGACCCGCCGATCCAGAAAACACCCATGAGCAGATTTTACCGTCTCCTCCTCAGTGGATCACGGGTCGTTTTCTGAAGATCCAAGTCTGGAGTGTGGTAGTTTAAAACAGAGTGTGCACTTCCACAATGTCTCAACAAGGAAACCCGCCATATTTAGTATGATTGTCCTCGGATGACAAAACATGGTTTCCAGGTCTGTCTTCGGTAAATCCAGAAGATCAGCAGCGCTCTTAAAATGGTCCCCAAAACTTGTCCCACATCTGTTGGAGCTTATCAGCTTCTGCAGCTCTCCCCTCCCTAAAAACCTTCTCAGGTGGTCTGCAGGTCAGCGCACAGACTTCATGAAGTCCGctttggtttttttctgctcaccGTGTGTCCTATGATCTCCAGGAAACGAAGGGAACATTTTCCAGATTGACGAGGAGACGGGGAACATCTCCATGACCAAAGCGGCGGATGTGTTAGGCCCCATATCCCTCACAATCCTGGTAACGGCAGCTCTGAATGTAAAAGTTCCAGCAAAGATCCTGGTTCTGAGCCCAGTATGCCACCACCTTTCAGGCGTCCCAGGTGACCAACAGAGACCAGTTTGCTGTGACACAGGTGACCATCGAGGTGATGAAGAAGAGCAGGAACCCACCTCGCTTTGAGAAGGAGCGTTACGAAGGATTCATCTACAGTAACTCTGTTCCCGAGAGCATGGTTCTCCGAGACCGGAGCACCAACCGGCCCTTCCGGGTCCGGGCTCAGGATGAGGACTTTGCCGCCGTGAGTTCTTTCAGATCCTTGTTCAGAATGCAGGAACGGCAGCGACATTGTTTCATGGTCGCCAAAACTTCCACCAAATCTGCAGCTCACCTCTAACAATCCTTCTTCAAATACACTGACATGAATCTGCAGGTTCTGGAACTGAATCAGAATCTGGTTCCAGCAGCAGGTTTAAGTAGACCAATGAGAGTGAAGCCTAACagaaagccccgccccccgtgtTAGAAACACCGCTCACACTGACTGGTCTTCACAGATCCATGAAACTGCAGGAAGGACAGAGACGAACGTTTGAGGCCGGAAGATGATTCAAACTCAGTTCACTGAACCCAACCAGAACCGTCGCCTGCAATCTTATTCTCTCACATTTTTGCCTTTAAACATGAAATTCGTCCACTGGTTCATCATGTGTGCTGTAAAACACATGCGATCAACACTGTTGTGATGCTAGAGCTGCTTACAGCTcgttctgtttttctgtcaaagaactttaacccttgtgttatcttagatgaccccaccccacccttacactgacgtgttctccctaccatgacaaaggtggttaaaggtggaaagatttcatgtaatccatggacacatggaatcattgaagaaaaaaggttcagcgcactgtttagtgggtctagatgacccaactcccaatgtttaagtgcctaggatagcacaagggttaaaaatgaaaaaagtccaGAGATGATTTCCAGGTAAAGGAGCATTAAGCACGACAAACAAGCCCAGACCAAGTTAGCATTAAGCTAACCGATGACCAAAGAAACGTATCCAAATTTGCTAACAAGTAACGATCGTCGTAACAATTACTAAAGACTATTCTGACAATATGGGGAAACGACAGGACCAAACAAAGGTAGTGGTGACCGAAGACTTCCCTGCCGACATCACCTGATGATGTTCGGTAACGTCAAGAACAGTAATACCAAAGACATGTGAAGTTTTTAACCTGAAACGcgcacaaacattttaaagcaaatacaAAGCAATTCAGGACAGCcgtgtccaaagtccggccaaTAAGCCTAATGCAGCCGGCATTTGAATTTCCGGGCTCCCTgcattatataaataaaattcggCCAACggcattttctaaaaactgtgtaGGATATTTGGATTGTGGTTGGTGATGgttgtaaacctgtggcaacacAGTCGTGTGATCTTTCAGTGACTTCTTTAGTTCAGTTCTAACATgtcaactgtaaataaaaagagTTGACAGTGACGGCCACCACTTCCAGGACAAGTGGAAATCGGCACATTTTTCAGTGAAATATGAAACTGCTGTGTCTCACTAATATGTCAACAGACTCTAACTATTTTCAAGAGGCAGACAAGACATGCTAACTACGACACGCTAACTCGAAATGAACAAAAAGGGACAAATTGGCAGTATTTTAAGTAAAAACGTAGTTAGATGTATCTGCTTTCTATGTTaaaatctggccctctttgcaaaacgTTTGAACGACCCTGGCCTGTTCCAGGAAGCATGGACACACTTGAGATGTTGTAACAGTTAGACATAAACAGATGTCCAGTAAACTTGTTCAGTAGAGATTGACAGAGATAATAGAGCAGAGACACAGACAGTGGTCCTAATaacatatttttggcacaaatagAATCCTCCTAGCAGGGAAGTGTTTGGGCCCCTGGTAGGAAAAGGGGGTCCCAGAGGAGAGACCAATAGtgtcatgtttttgtctgcCGGCTTTTGTCAGTTTCTTGTTAGTTATTCTGTTTACATAAAATGCACCAGTTCTGAGCCTTCTGGTCCGTTTTTAGCTGCTCTTATTTCCGTAAAGTTCCAGTaaattctctttatttttcaatgttcttttgactgtttttctgtttgctttagtCTCATCTTTCAAAGTCTTTTTCTTCACATTCAGAGACAGTAATTATGTCCACATTTACactaaaagtattttaaatgtttagcaCATGTTGGATTTCTCTGCTAGAACGTTGATCAGAGGGCCCACCAGGGGACTTTTGCCTGGGGCCCCCAGAAAATCTAGCATCGGCTCTTTGCCGCACTCCATTAACGTTCGACTCCCAGCATTAAGAGCGAAGCTTGTTTTGGTTCCTGTCTCATCTCCTGTGTTTGGACATCAGGGGCTGAATCCAGATGTGAGGTACGAGGTTCAGTACAGCAGCTACGTCAACGTGACCTCTGACGGCTTTGTGGTCCTGAAGAGAGTGGTGAAGACCGAGTCCTTCGCCCTCCAGgtcactcacacacaccttcTGTCTGTCAGTCACATGATGAGCCATGCtattgccccccaccccctgttGTAAGCTGTGAACTCTGTGCTGTGTGCAGCTGCGTGCCGTGGACGCGGTGACCGGCGAGTTTGGAACGGCGGCGCTCTCCGTTCAGGTCATTCCCGGTGAGCCCATCAGTGCTCCTTTGCCACCTCCCCTCATTTTTTCACTCCTCCCTGCAGTGAAGAGTTGACTTCTTTCTCTTCATACCTGTCACCAACAGCTGCTTTCaattttattataataataaaaagaagcaatttaatttatcttaaaaaaaactaagttctgctttttctttctaatgCTTTTTTGTCCACATATGAGATAGAAGCAAAGTTTTGCTCATCATCATTTTCTTGACTCTTAGCCTTGCAAAAGTGTTCAACCCCTCGGACATTTTAGCCTTTTCTTGCCTTAATTAATCACTTATGATcaataaaatgtgtctttttcgCACAAAATTTAATGTCAAAGTGAAAACATATTTCTACAAAGTATCGTCAGCAAAACAAAACGTATAAAGAAATATAATTGTTGACGTAGTTATTAATCCCTCTGACTGCGATGAGTCTGTGTGAATCAGCCTCTATCTGTCTTCTACATCAGCATGTTGCTATTCTGCCTTTGAGAACAGGCAGTAACAGCCCTTTTCAAGTCCAGCCCCCAATTCTCCATGGGATTTAGGTCCGGGCTTTGACTCGGCCACTCAGGAACATTTACCTGGTTCTTGTTAAACCACTCCTGTCCTGTGTTGCGTTTTCAGAAGCTGTAGATCAGGGGttcccaaatccaggcctcgagggacagcctcctgctagttttctagaaatcctgcctcatctgctgctgattatcgggatcaggtgtgtttagccaataaggagcttgagtggcaggatggttggaaaacatgtaggacatcggccctcgaggcctggatttgtgCAACCCCTGCTTTAGAATATTGTCTggatggaaaaagaaatcttCTCTCACACTGTGGTTCTCTAGCCATTCTGCCCTCTATCTTTCAAGTGGAACCTGATGCTGAGAAACATTTCCAcagcatgatgctgccaccaccatgcttcacagtggggtGGGTGTGTCTTCTCT
This genomic window contains:
- the cdhr5 gene encoding cadherin-related family member 5, giving the protein MKSQTFQLQCPPTERPAQTGHYAAGYQLVPRLLIFLCTSRVALWTLNMELAWRSKPVDLLFRCAVCFSVVSVAQKRLCTVPPGPVSIAENNTADVQVVKIISSADVTLAVSVNPENLFYIKGSILMMKKGLDYESLPSAALVVWVLCSRAGSTTVNESVEVLVENVNDNPPNFAQNHYVLDVNELLPINSSIGLLQATDVDSEPLYYRLESATDKYFRLESVTSPRILVKSILDYDAVQKVSLVLHVQDTFNGSASNEPFFTSVASITVQVKDMDNRPPWFQPCQRISFGAAKLCVSSGYRGRVNLTEKEEGPLVLEPGPVFARDGDRNRSELISYRILRGNEGNIFQIDEETGNISMTKAADVLGPISLTILASQVTNRDQFAVTQVTIEVMKKSRNPPRFEKERYEGFIYSNSVPESMVLRDRSTNRPFRVRAQDEDFAAGLNPDVRYEVQYSSYVNVTSDGFVVLKRVVKTESFALQLRAVDAVTGEFGTAALSVQVIPAVAIPSPANTGYRPGDMALLGLVMAALLVLSLIVIGFLVSRLWKGKSSLGNLCQCLQGEEPRAGRRDSLQYTNDGFQNESDRGGVRRWNATPRRSTFPQPRGRVLPLERRGHCASCGIYSNHVPKGSPVMRPSRRGRGDGDELGVRSILSQQPRREGGKSVWFKQSDDSSDIEVEIIPDAVGRVEEETEEELEVEMEDVVRDPAAPMRPPEDVPDSERVQTSEEQNPTEPAEPGSDRGEVGQQEER